A part of Vulpes vulpes isolate BD-2025 chromosome 15, VulVul3, whole genome shotgun sequence genomic DNA contains:
- the LOC112917981 gene encoding olfactory receptor 6C74-like, which yields MEVRNETVIRGFILEGFPTIQYLGNIFFLVHLLAYVASITGNMVIIIITWVDYRLQTPMYILLSTFSFFECCFITTVIPKLLSIFLSGRQTISFTACVTQAFSFLFYGSIIFFLMAVMSLDRYLAICKPLHYPTIMNLKTCFLLVMACCALSFSLITGLVVKVFRLSFCGPHVIPHFFCDLGPLIHLSCSDTRSIDMLAFVLTSFILLTSLIITIIAYSNIVVTILQLPSAKEKKKAFSTCSSHLIVLSLMYGSCVFIYVKPKQTNRMDSNREAALVNTVVTPLLNPVIYTLRNKQVHQALRDALSWVRLRKQSFRG from the coding sequence ATGGAGGTGAGGAATGAGACAGTAATCCGAGGATTCATTCTGGAAGGGTTTCCTACCATCCAGTACTTGGGAAACATCTTCTTCCTGGTACATCTGCTGGCATACGTGGCCTCTATCACAGGAAATATGgtgatcatcatcatcacttgGGTTGATTATCGTCTCCAGACACCCATGTATATTTTACTTAGCACTTTCTCCTTCTTTGAATGCTGTTTTATCACCACAGTTATTCCTAAACTGCTGTCCATCTTTCTTTCAGGAAGGCAAACAATTTCCTTTACTGCTTGTGTCACACaagccttttcttttctgttttatgggTCAATAATTTTCTTCCTCATGGCTGTAATGTCCTTAGATCGATACTTGGCCATTTGCAAGCCTCTGCATTACCCAACCATCATGAACCTTAAGACTTGCTTCCTCCTGGTCATGGCCTGTTGTGCTTTGTCCTTCTCTCTCATCACTGGTCTGGTAGTAAAGGTGTTCCGGTTATCCTTCTGTGGTCCCCATGTCATCCCCCATTTTTTCTGTGACCTTGGCCCCCTGATTCATCTCTCCTGTTCTGACACCAGGTCTATTGATATGTTGGCCTTTGTCCTCACTTCCTTTATCCTTTTGACATCCCTTATCATAACCATCATTGCCTATAGCAACATAGTAGTCACAATCCTGCAACTCCCATCagccaaggagaaaaagaaagctttctcCACCTGCTCATCTCACCTCATAGTCCTCTCTCTGATGTATGGCAGCTGTGTCTTTATATATGtgaaaccaaagcaaacaaacaggaTGGACTCCAACAGGGAGGCTGCCCTTGTGAACACAGTGGTGACCCCGCTGCTCAACCCTGTTATTTATACTCTGCGGAACAAGCAGGTCCACCAGGCTTTGAGGGATGCTCTGTCCTGGGTGAGGTTGCGTAAACAGAGCTTTAGAGGGTAA